The Solibacillus sp. FSL W7-1464 genome contains a region encoding:
- a CDS encoding sugar ABC transporter permease encodes MINEQTIKKESKLSFKFDLQSYTLIIALICIAIIFTFFTGGEFLSSRNISNLFTQMSIIAVLAVGMTLVIVAGHIDLSVGSIVGVTGGIAAMLQVWQGWSTPVVVLAAIIIGGLIGLWQGWWVAYRAVPAFIVTLGGMLIFRGVLIGLSDGQTISSLNPSFKQIGNSYLPFIPGYIVAAIAVILMIAFTVNGRRKRKEMGLLLLPSVIDYGKVTVYSVVLVVITYMLNRYLGIPIPFLIVAVIALVFMFITTKTAFGRRIYAIGGNPEAAALSGINIKRNTLYVFISMGALAGVAGVLLTARLNAATVSAGNSYELDAIAACVIGGTSLMGGKGKIFGAIIGALIMASIDNGMSMMNIGAYWQYIVKGLILILAVWVDIISKNK; translated from the coding sequence GTGATTAATGAACAGACGATCAAAAAAGAAAGTAAATTATCCTTCAAATTCGATTTACAATCCTATACCTTAATTATTGCTTTAATTTGTATTGCTATTATTTTCACATTCTTTACTGGAGGAGAATTCTTATCTTCTCGTAATATTTCCAATCTATTTACCCAAATGTCAATCATAGCTGTACTTGCGGTAGGGATGACATTGGTTATTGTGGCGGGACATATCGATTTATCGGTAGGTTCAATAGTAGGGGTTACAGGTGGAATTGCCGCAATGCTGCAAGTTTGGCAAGGATGGAGTACACCAGTTGTTGTCCTCGCAGCCATTATAATTGGCGGTTTAATTGGATTATGGCAAGGATGGTGGGTTGCATACCGAGCAGTACCAGCATTTATTGTGACGCTTGGCGGGATGTTAATATTCCGAGGGGTTTTAATTGGTTTATCGGATGGTCAAACGATTTCATCATTAAATCCAAGTTTTAAACAAATCGGCAACAGTTACTTACCGTTTATACCAGGTTATATTGTAGCTGCTATAGCCGTTATTTTAATGATCGCATTCACGGTAAATGGTCGTAGAAAGCGTAAGGAAATGGGCTTATTATTATTGCCTTCAGTAATCGATTATGGAAAAGTGACAGTTTATTCTGTTGTTTTAGTGGTCATTACGTATATGCTGAATCGTTATTTAGGTATTCCTATCCCGTTTTTAATTGTAGCGGTAATAGCGCTTGTTTTCATGTTCATTACAACGAAAACGGCATTTGGACGTCGGATTTATGCCATTGGCGGCAACCCGGAAGCAGCAGCATTATCGGGGATAAATATTAAACGAAATACGCTATATGTATTCATCAGCATGGGGGCTTTAGCGGGAGTAGCGGGTGTGTTATTAACCGCACGTTTAAATGCGGCAACAGTATCTGCCGGTAACAGTTATGAACTTGATGCCATCGCAGCCTGTGTAATTGGCGGTACATCTCTAATGGGTGGTAAAGGGAAGATTTTTGGAGCAATTATAGGTGCACTGATTATGGCAAGTATTGATAACGGAATGTCGATGATGAATATCGGCGCATATTGGCAGTATATCGTAAAAGGGCTGATATTAATTTTGGCGGTATGGGTCGACATCATTTCAAAAAATAAATAA
- the xylA gene encoding xylose isomerase, producing MAYFSNISAINYEGPKSTNDLAFKYYNPEEVVGGKTMEEILRFGVAYWHTFTYDGGDPFGAGNMERTWDKFSGMDLAKARLEASFEFYEKLNVPFFCFHDVDVAPEGQSLAESHKNLDEIIDMMEKYMATSKTKLLWNTANMFSNPRFVHGAATSPNADVFAYSAAKVKKGLEVAKRLGAENYVFWGGREGYETLLNTNMKLEQDNLGKFLNMAVDYAKEIGYEGQFLIEPKPKEPTKHQYDFDVATGIGFLRTYGLEDKFKFNIEANHATLAGHTFEHELHTARINGMLGSVDANQGDTLLGWDTDEFPTDLYTNTLAMYEILKNGGLGKGGLNFDAKVRRGSFEQDDLFYAHIAGMDSFAVGLKVAHKLLEDGVLENFVDNRYGSFNEGIGKQIVDGTVGFKELEEYALELGEIKNSSGRTEKLKMIINQYILNAIAE from the coding sequence ATGGCATATTTCAGCAATATTTCAGCAATCAACTATGAAGGACCAAAATCAACAAACGACTTAGCTTTTAAATACTACAATCCAGAGGAAGTTGTAGGCGGGAAAACGATGGAGGAAATTTTACGTTTTGGCGTAGCCTATTGGCATACCTTTACGTATGATGGCGGAGATCCGTTTGGTGCGGGAAATATGGAGCGTACTTGGGATAAATTTTCCGGCATGGACCTGGCAAAGGCACGTTTAGAAGCTTCATTTGAATTCTATGAAAAGTTGAATGTGCCATTCTTCTGCTTCCATGACGTAGACGTTGCACCAGAAGGCCAATCATTGGCGGAATCACATAAAAATCTGGATGAAATAATAGACATGATGGAAAAATACATGGCTACATCTAAAACAAAGCTCCTTTGGAATACAGCCAATATGTTTTCAAATCCACGCTTTGTTCACGGTGCTGCGACTTCACCAAATGCAGATGTATTTGCCTATTCGGCTGCGAAAGTAAAAAAAGGCTTGGAAGTAGCAAAGCGCTTAGGTGCTGAAAACTATGTATTCTGGGGTGGTCGTGAAGGTTATGAAACACTGCTTAATACAAATATGAAGTTGGAGCAGGATAATCTTGGTAAATTCCTGAATATGGCGGTGGATTATGCGAAAGAAATTGGCTATGAAGGTCAATTCCTGATTGAGCCAAAGCCAAAAGAGCCGACAAAACACCAATATGACTTCGATGTAGCAACAGGTATTGGTTTCTTGCGTACGTACGGATTAGAGGATAAATTCAAATTCAATATAGAAGCAAACCATGCAACATTAGCGGGACATACATTCGAGCATGAACTACATACAGCTCGTATTAACGGCATGCTGGGCTCAGTGGATGCCAACCAGGGCGATACATTACTTGGATGGGATACGGATGAATTCCCTACAGACCTTTATACAAACACGTTAGCAATGTATGAAATTTTGAAAAATGGCGGCCTCGGGAAAGGCGGTTTGAACTTTGATGCAAAAGTCCGCCGTGGATCATTTGAGCAGGATGATTTGTTTTATGCACATATTGCGGGAATGGACTCATTTGCAGTCGGGTTGAAGGTTGCGCATAAGCTATTGGAAGATGGTGTGTTGGAAAACTTCGTAGACAATCGCTATGGCAGCTTTAATGAAGGAATCGGCAAACAAATTGTTGATGGGACTGTCGGATTCAAGGAATTGGAAGAATATGCTTTAGAGCTCGGGGAAATAAAAAACAGCTCTGGTCGCACGGAAAAATTGAAAATGATTATAAATCAGTACATTTTAAATGCTATAGCTGAATAA
- the xylB gene encoding xylulokinase: MKYVIGVDLGTSAVKALLMNEQGTIVDEASRSYPLVHEKPSYSEQNPNDWVTGTKAAIQEIVKRFTGDVSTIVGISYSGQMHGLVLLDENNDVLRPAILWNDTRTTEQCKQIVEQVGQENLLRITKNNALEGFTLPKILWVKKYEPEIFKAVKTFLLPKDYVRFVMTGNLHMDYSDAAGTLLLDIEKSEWSQEIAAVLGIDLAICPPLVSSTTEVGQLTEEFAKSTGLTTSTKIYAGGADNACGAIGSGVAGDGKTMVSIGTSGVLLSYEESNSKDFEGKVHYFNHVVKDAYYTMGVTLSAGHSLSWFKEKFAEGQSYDELFAGVDTIAPGSKGLLFTPYIVGERTPYADSMIRGSYIGIDAAHTKLHFARAVMEGIIFSLRDSLEIFRARGKDISEMISIGGGAKNPVWLQMQADIFNVTVYKLKNEQGPSIGACMIAGVGANIYADFEEAVQACVQVDGKFEPNPVNAEIYNQLYKVYQQIYPQTKTLNEQLKTFR, translated from the coding sequence ATGAAGTACGTAATCGGGGTTGACCTAGGAACAAGCGCAGTAAAAGCACTGTTAATGAATGAACAAGGAACCATTGTCGATGAAGCATCAAGAAGCTATCCGCTTGTTCATGAAAAGCCAAGTTATTCAGAGCAAAATCCAAATGATTGGGTGACTGGAACTAAAGCGGCGATTCAGGAAATCGTTAAACGGTTTACGGGAGATGTTTCTACTATTGTGGGGATTAGTTATTCTGGTCAAATGCATGGATTGGTGTTGCTTGATGAAAATAATGATGTTTTACGGCCTGCAATCTTGTGGAATGATACGCGGACGACAGAGCAATGTAAGCAAATTGTTGAACAGGTCGGGCAGGAGAATCTGCTTAGAATCACTAAAAATAATGCTCTTGAAGGTTTTACGCTACCAAAAATTTTGTGGGTGAAGAAATATGAACCGGAAATTTTTAAAGCGGTAAAAACTTTTCTTTTACCAAAGGATTATGTACGTTTTGTCATGACCGGAAATTTGCATATGGATTATTCCGATGCGGCAGGCACATTATTACTGGATATAGAAAAGAGCGAGTGGAGCCAGGAAATAGCTGCAGTGCTCGGGATTGATTTAGCAATCTGTCCGCCACTTGTTTCATCAACAACAGAGGTAGGTCAACTAACAGAGGAGTTCGCTAAAAGCACAGGATTAACAACTTCAACTAAAATCTATGCTGGTGGTGCGGATAATGCATGTGGGGCAATTGGTTCTGGTGTTGCAGGCGATGGTAAAACAATGGTCAGTATTGGTACATCAGGTGTTCTATTATCATATGAGGAATCCAATTCAAAGGACTTTGAAGGAAAGGTACATTACTTTAATCATGTCGTAAAAGATGCTTACTACACAATGGGAGTTACATTGTCGGCCGGGCATTCCCTTAGCTGGTTTAAAGAGAAATTTGCGGAAGGGCAGTCTTATGATGAATTATTTGCGGGGGTTGATACAATTGCTCCCGGAAGTAAAGGGTTATTATTTACACCATATATAGTAGGTGAACGCACACCTTATGCAGATTCTATGATTCGTGGAAGCTATATTGGCATTGATGCGGCACATACAAAGCTGCATTTTGCGAGGGCTGTGATGGAGGGAATCATTTTTTCACTGCGAGATTCTTTAGAGATTTTCCGTGCCAGAGGTAAAGACATTTCAGAAATGATTTCCATTGGCGGTGGTGCAAAAAATCCAGTCTGGCTACAAATGCAGGCCGATATTTTCAATGTTACAGTATATAAACTGAAAAATGAGCAAGGGCCAAGTATCGGTGCGTGTATGATTGCAGGGGTTGGGGCGAACATCTACGCAGATTTCGAAGAAGCTGTTCAGGCTTGTGTGCAAGTAGATGGGAAATTTGAACCGAATCCTGTAAATGCTGAAATATACAATCAGCTATATAAGGTGTATCAGCAAATCTATCCCCAGACAAAAACATTAAATGAGCAATTAAAAACTTTCCGTTAG